A segment of the Syntrophales bacterium genome:
GGGACCCACAGCTTAGGATTACCAAGTTTAACCATGCCTTCGAGCATCTTATTGGTTATAAAGCCGAGGAGGTCATCGGCAAACAACTGAATGTACTTTTCCCTGAAGAAAGCCGAAACGAATCGCTGAACAGGATCGAACATACACTGAAAGGCGAATACTGGCAATCGGTGGAAATTCCAATCCTTTTAAAAGATGGAAATGTCCGAACAGTACTCTGGAACTCGGCGAACATATATACTGAAGACGGTACGACAATTATTGCCACCATAGCCCAGGGGATAGACATCACCGAGCGGAAGGAGGCCGAGAGAAAAGTCGAGCGATCCCTCAGAGAGAAAGAGGTAATGCTGAAGGAGATTCATCACCGTGTAAAGAACAACATGCAGGTGATTTCCAGTCTTTTAAATCTCCAGGCAGGACATATCAAGGATGAGCAGGCTCTGGAGCTTTTCAAGGAATGCCAGAGCCGTGTCAGAACGATGGCGCTTGTACATGAGAGATTATATCAAGCTGAGGATCTGGCCAGCATTGACTTTGCCGACTATATCAGGAGCCTTACAGGTAATCTACGGCGCATGTATATGATTGATCCGGATATCATCAAGCTGAATATTTATGCAGAGGATGTTTTTATGGATATTAACACATCCATTCCCTGTGGCTTGATTATCAACGAGCTGGTCTCAAACACATTCAAGCACGCCTTTCCTGAAGGAAGAGAGGGTGAGGTTTCCATCACCCTTACGGAGGACAAAGTTGATAAGAGGTATACGCTAATTGTCAGCGACGACGGTGTAAGCTT
Coding sequences within it:
- a CDS encoding histidine kinase dimerization/phosphoacceptor domain -containing protein gives rise to the protein DPQLRITKFNHAFEHLIGYKAEEVIGKQLNVLFPEESRNESLNRIEHTLKGEYWQSVEIPILLKDGNVRTVLWNSANIYTEDGTTIIATIAQGIDITERKEAERKVERSLREKEVMLKEIHHRVKNNMQVISSLLNLQAGHIKDEQALELFKECQSRVRTMALVHERLYQAEDLASIDFADYIRSLTGNLRRMYMIDPDIIKLNIYAEDVFMDINTSIPCGLIINELVSNTFKHAFPEGREGEVSITLTEDKVDKRYTLIVSDDGVSFPGDLDFRETETLGMQLVNILTEQLHGTIEIDRSGGTSFKIIFKAQEYRKRI